GGGCCATAGACTTGTGCAGGACGTACTAAAGGAAGAGGGAACCTTTGATGTGACGGCAAGCGTAAACTTTCAGGCCCTTGTGGAGTACGGTAGAGACTTTGGTCTTGAGACTGTCTTTCTAAAGAGGTTGAGGGAGTTTTTACTCTCTTCGGAAGGCTTTATGAAGGAGCTCCAAGAGCTACCTTTAAGGGAGGATCCGGAGAGCATCCAGAGGCTCTCACGGATCAAAAACATTCTAATAAGCATGGGAGAGAGGTTCTGGGTGCTCTTCCAACAGAAAGCTCATAGGAGTCTAAGCTCTAGCTCGTAGACCTCTCCCCTGTTCTGGATAGGTATGGTTCCCTTCTTTCCTGTGAGTACATAAACTTTTCCATCCTTTGTAGAGACTATAGCCTGTATGGACTCTTCAAAGGATCCACCCCTTATCTGCTTTAGCATGAGTACACCTTGGCGCTTCTCTCCGAGTAGGAAGAGTTCTCCTCTAGTGTACTTGAGTATGTCTAAGAATCTCTGTATAACACCGCCAGTGTTCTTTATTACAAGCGCAGCTTTGAAACCTACTATATCTACTGTAGTACCCTTTGGGCTAAAGATGTAGTTGGTTTTGCCTTGGTCCAGTATAGGTATCTCTACAGATGTGTAAGAACCTCCAAAGCCTTCATCCGTGGAGTAAACTTCCTGCTCACCATCAAAAACCCTTACCCTTTGGTTTGAGTCGGTAAACACCAAGTACTTACCAAAGTAAAAGGCTGAGTCAATCCTGAAACCCCTAGGTGCCGCAAAGGGTCCCGCCTCTACAAGTTTGTCTCCTTCAAGCTTTAGCCTTACAGTCTTTCCGAACTTGTTGCTAAAGTCAAAGGTCTGTCCTACAAAGGTCTCTGTTGGTCTGCTCTTGTCCAGCACTGCCATAAACATGGGAATATCTTTTTTTACGGACACTAGCATGTCGCCTACCATCTTCAGGATGAGGGAGCTGGCCTTATCACCCGATACCATGTTCACCAGTATGTAGTCTTTGTTCTCCTCTCCTATCCTACCTACTGACACAGATACGGGGATGCCTGCTGGCAAGCTGTAGGATGACCTAAGGAGTAGGTCATTCTTTAGTATTTCGTAAACTTCAAGCTTACTGCTGTAAAGAACCACCAAGTAATCCTTTCCATTACCGTACACGTCACCTACATCAGCTGACAACGGCAAAGAAGGGAGTACTCTTATAAGTTTGCTCCTTCCTAGGAAGCTAAGATCTTCAAGACTTGCCCTCTGGAGGCCTGTAGTTTGAAGTGAAGGTTTGGGGAAGAAAGCAACAGGCTTTTGGTTAAACTCTACACCAAACCCATCTGAGAACTCTTTCACCACGTAAGGACAGCCTTGTCCTCTTTTAACACCTTCTACTGCGGAGCTTACTTGGAAGTAGCCTTCGTCGGAGCCTGCGTAGCAAACATCAGGCACGTACACCTTTACTCGGTCTGATGGCTTTACATCCTTACCCTCAACCAGTCTACCGACGGAGTAGCTTTCTTCAACGGTCGTTATCTTTATCCTACCTATGGGATTCTGTTCCACACCTAAGACCTTTCCAGTTACAGGGTGGACGATCTTCTGTCCTTCTCTAAGCACCAAAAGCTCTTCTCCTGGGAATAACTTTCCTTTACCAAGGTCCACTACTACCTTGTCCTTGTCCACTTTGACTACGTAACCCTGTCTGTTAAAGAACTCTTTAAGACCTTCCAGGTCAAGGGCAAACACTAAGATAGGGAGAAGCAAAAGTGTAAATGTCAACCTTCGCATAGCTTTTCAACCTCCTTTGAAATAAGTTGAGCCATTTCGGTAGTTCCTACTACCGTTGTGCCTTCGGAGGATATGTCAGGAGTCCTGTAGCCCATTTGAAGGACTCTTTCTACAGCCTGTTCTATGACTGATGACTCCTTTTCTAGACCAAAGGAGTACTTTAACATCATAGCCACGGACAGGATTGTAGCTATTGGGTTTGCTATACCTTTACCGGCTATGTCCGGTGCTGAACCATGTACTGGTTCGTAGAGGGCATGCTTATCCCCAAGGCTGGCAGAAGGTAGCATACCAAGACTGCCTGATATTACGGCAGCTTCGTCTGAAAGGATATCACCGAACATATTACCCGTGACTATGACGTCAAAGGTGGAGGGTCTTTTGATTATCTGCATGGCACAGTTGTCCACGTAGAGATGTTCTACATCCACATCTGGGAAGTTCTGTTTTTCTTCTTCGACTATCTCCCTCCAGAGAGCGCTTACCTCTAAAACGTTAGACTTATCTACGCTCGTAAGCTTCTTCCTCCTAACTCTGGCTATTTCAAAGGCTTTTCTTACAACCCTCCTAATCTGGCTCTCCGTGTAATGCATGGTGTTTATGGCGTACCTCTCACCGTTCCTGAATATACCCCTGGGTTCTCCGTAGTAGAGGTCCCCGGTTAGCTCTCTGACTACTATAAAGTCTGTTCCTTGTGCTATCTCCTTCTTTAGTGGTGATGCATCTATGAGGGCTGTGTAGACTTTTGCAGGTCTTAGGTTTGCGTAAAGGTCAAGGGCCTTACGTATGCCCAAAAGACCCTTCTCTGGCCTTTTGTCAGTAGGAAGGTTGTCCCACTTAGGACCGCCTACGGCACCCAACAGCACAGCATCTGCCTTAAGGCACAGATCCAGGGTCTCTTGTGGGAGTGGAGTACACTTCTCGTCTATTGCTTTCCCGCCTATAAGGCCTTCTTCAAGCACGAAGTCATGTCCAAAGATCTCTCCCACACGCTTGAGCACGAGAAGGCTAGCCTCTACTATCTCAGGACCTATCCCGTCTCCCTTCAGTACAGCTATCTTATAAACACCCATAGATTTAGTATATTTGATAAAATGACACTATGAAGCTTCTTCATATCTCTGATCTTCATGCAGGTAAAACTTTAAACAAGATTTCAAGAATTGAGGACCTTGAATACGCCTTGGAACAGGTGAAGGATGTATGCCAGAAGGAAGGTGTAGAAGTTCTTCTCATAGCTGGAGATGTTTATGACAGGAGTATACCAGACGCACAATCTGAGGAAGTTATAATGAACTTTCTCACAGATATGGCCTTAAACAAGGTCCATGTAGTTCTCATAGCTGGTAACCACGACAGCTATGACAAGATAAAAACCCTAAAACATATGAAAAAACTCTCCTCCTACATAC
The DNA window shown above is from Thermocrinis minervae and carries:
- the leuB gene encoding 3-isopropylmalate dehydrogenase, translating into MGVYKIAVLKGDGIGPEIVEASLLVLKRVGEIFGHDFVLEEGLIGGKAIDEKCTPLPQETLDLCLKADAVLLGAVGGPKWDNLPTDKRPEKGLLGIRKALDLYANLRPAKVYTALIDASPLKKEIAQGTDFIVVRELTGDLYYGEPRGIFRNGERYAINTMHYTESQIRRVVRKAFEIARVRRKKLTSVDKSNVLEVSALWREIVEEEKQNFPDVDVEHLYVDNCAMQIIKRPSTFDVIVTGNMFGDILSDEAAVISGSLGMLPSASLGDKHALYEPVHGSAPDIAGKGIANPIATILSVAMMLKYSFGLEKESSVIEQAVERVLQMGYRTPDISSEGTTVVGTTEMAQLISKEVEKLCEG